One genomic window of Bombus fervidus isolate BK054 chromosome 14, iyBomFerv1, whole genome shotgun sequence includes the following:
- the LOC139994456 gene encoding uncharacterized protein has product MTFKSLMNFGGYKDSYYPNVDRYHSGPGGGYHHSGSGGYHHSESGGYHHSSRGGKGKGGDKGAALSALTLLAFLFLLNIMQQSMQDQNSMITTTAATIVLRDNDQPVAVDAKEEKENAKREEAKRVSNYRTPAKSKIQRLNSQYIK; this is encoded by the exons ATGACGTTTAAATCCTTGATGAACTTTGGAGGCTACAAGGATTCTTATTATCCTAATGTAGATAGGTACCATAGTGGTCCTGGTGGTGGCTACCACCACAGCGGATCTGGAGGATACCATCATAGCGAATCTGGAGGATACCATCATAGTTCACGAGG TGGCAAAGGCAAAGGAGGCGACAAGGGAGCTGCACTCAGTGCTCTAACGTTGcttgcttttctcttcttactAAACATCATGCAG CAATCGATGCAGGACCAGAATTCGATGATAACGACCACAGCGGCAACGATTGTTCTGCGTGACAACGATCAGCCAGTGGCGGTGGACGCGAAGGAGGAAAAGGAGAATGCTAAGAGGGAGGAGGCGAAGCGTGTCAGTAATTACAGGACGCCAGCAAAATCCAAGATCCAAAGGCTTAACAGTcaatatattaaatga
- the LOC139994454 gene encoding uncharacterized protein isoform X1: MKYNQYVSLCLVALVLGQAASLPQHPQYPQQFQQQVRDERKFAEKPNAMKKVALDDLDDISTNQIQEGSSTGFSWSNMLSMLMQMLLGQTGGVAGPSKNEIDDGAPASPWANLLSVGLRVLTALLGGPQQPVDGIDKVDNQSSPMQGILTAVLGAFLGQGRDPDQVAVMAKNASEFISIVINLLDALKTSFSHRSLAARSMGRRDTVSEAAVASISMLKGYMRSVKSFNNVGRAEDEGQRGCAERALCEASAECVADAQGTSSIFCQLGSYATSYLLQRQSGVGFEALYEAGRRGRTGEDCRTLFMDCNAV, translated from the exons ATGAAATACAATCAGTACGTGTCGCTATGCTTGGTGGCGCTTGTTCTTGGACAAGCAGCATCACTGCCACAGCATCCTCAATATCCGCAACAGTTCCAACAGCAGGTGAGGGACGAGAGGAAATTCGCGGAGAAGCCAAACGCCATGAAGAAGGTCGCCCTCGATGACCTGGATGACATCAGCACCAATCAGATTCAA GAAGGTAGTAGTACCGGGTTTTCGTGGTCGAACATGCTGAGCATGCTGATGCAGATGCTCTTAGGGCAAACAGGCGGTGTAGCCGGTCCAAGCAAAAACGAGATCGATGATGGAGCACCAGCCAGTCCTTGGGCAAATTTACTGTCAGTAGGACTCAGGGTGCTCACCGCTCTTCTAGGAGGTCCTCAACAACCTGTCGATGGTATCGACAAGGTTGACAACCAGAGCAGCCCCATGCAG GGCATTTTGACTGCGGTGCTGGGCGCGTTTCTAGGACAGGGCAGAGACCCCGATCAGGTTGCTGTCATGGCTAAAAACGCTTCCGAG TTCATTAGCATAGTGATCAATCTTCTGGACGCGTTGAAGACCTCGTTCTCTCATCGTTCCCTGGCAGCTAGATCTATGGGAAGACGAGACACGGTTTCAGAAGCCGCAGTCGCCTCCATTTCCATGCTCAAG GGCTACATGAGGTCAGTGAAGTCATTTAATAACGTTGGTCGTGCGGAAGATGAAGGTCAACGAGGCTGCGCCGAAAGAGCCCTCTGCGAGGCCAGTGCAGAGTGTGTTGCAGATGCTCAGGGGACATCTTCTATCTTCTGTCAACTTGGATC GTACGCGACAAGTTACCTGCTCCAAAGGCAGAGCGGAGTAGGTTTCGAAGCACTGTATGAAGCAGGTCGACGTGGACGCACCGGTGAAGACTGCAGAACCCTGTTCATGGACTGCAACGCCGTATGA
- the LOC139994454 gene encoding uncharacterized protein isoform X2, whose protein sequence is MKYNQYVSLCLVALVLGQAASLPQHPQYPQQFQQQVRDERKFAEKPNAMKKVALDDLDDISTNQIQEGSSTGFSWSNMLSMLMQMLLGQTGGVAGPSKNEIDDGAPASPWANLLSVGLRVLTALLGGPQQPVDGIDKVDNQSSPMQFISIVINLLDALKTSFSHRSLAARSMGRRDTVSEAAVASISMLKGYMRSVKSFNNVGRAEDEGQRGCAERALCEASAECVADAQGTSSIFCQLGSYATSYLLQRQSGVGFEALYEAGRRGRTGEDCRTLFMDCNAV, encoded by the exons ATGAAATACAATCAGTACGTGTCGCTATGCTTGGTGGCGCTTGTTCTTGGACAAGCAGCATCACTGCCACAGCATCCTCAATATCCGCAACAGTTCCAACAGCAGGTGAGGGACGAGAGGAAATTCGCGGAGAAGCCAAACGCCATGAAGAAGGTCGCCCTCGATGACCTGGATGACATCAGCACCAATCAGATTCAA GAAGGTAGTAGTACCGGGTTTTCGTGGTCGAACATGCTGAGCATGCTGATGCAGATGCTCTTAGGGCAAACAGGCGGTGTAGCCGGTCCAAGCAAAAACGAGATCGATGATGGAGCACCAGCCAGTCCTTGGGCAAATTTACTGTCAGTAGGACTCAGGGTGCTCACCGCTCTTCTAGGAGGTCCTCAACAACCTGTCGATGGTATCGACAAGGTTGACAACCAGAGCAGCCCCATGCAG TTCATTAGCATAGTGATCAATCTTCTGGACGCGTTGAAGACCTCGTTCTCTCATCGTTCCCTGGCAGCTAGATCTATGGGAAGACGAGACACGGTTTCAGAAGCCGCAGTCGCCTCCATTTCCATGCTCAAG GGCTACATGAGGTCAGTGAAGTCATTTAATAACGTTGGTCGTGCGGAAGATGAAGGTCAACGAGGCTGCGCCGAAAGAGCCCTCTGCGAGGCCAGTGCAGAGTGTGTTGCAGATGCTCAGGGGACATCTTCTATCTTCTGTCAACTTGGATC GTACGCGACAAGTTACCTGCTCCAAAGGCAGAGCGGAGTAGGTTTCGAAGCACTGTATGAAGCAGGTCGACGTGGACGCACCGGTGAAGACTGCAGAACCCTGTTCATGGACTGCAACGCCGTATGA